One genomic segment of Candidatus Fusobacterium pullicola includes these proteins:
- a CDS encoding dicarboxylate/amino acid:cation symporter, whose protein sequence is MKKLGLLPRLILGLIVGIILGKVGFVPLLRLMITFNGIFGNFLQFVIPLIIIGFVAPGIGDLGKKAGKLLAITTALAYGSTIISGSVAYFANSVLLKKILPSTLGTIAENSPEAGLLSGYITVEMPPIMGVMTALLMAFILGIGIAIVEGTTIKNFMNEIQTIVEKIITNIIIPFLPLYVAGIFANMTYAGEIVKIMSVFAKVFGIIIILHYIILLIQYTVAGTLSSANSIVLIRKMLPAYFTAIGTQSSAATIPVTLRQTKENGVNDGIADFTIPLCATIHLSGSTITLVSCSMAVMMLNGMPITFSGMFGFILMLGVTMVAAPGVPGGAVMAALGLLESMLGFGPELQSLMIALYLTQDSFGTACNVTGDGAIAIMVNKIAGFKLGKKVENRTE, encoded by the coding sequence ATGAAAAAATTAGGATTATTACCAAGACTTATATTAGGATTAATTGTGGGAATTATTTTAGGAAAAGTGGGGTTTGTACCATTACTGAGATTAATGATAACCTTTAATGGAATATTTGGTAACTTTTTACAATTTGTAATACCATTGATAATTATAGGTTTCGTAGCTCCAGGTATTGGAGATCTTGGGAAAAAAGCTGGGAAATTATTAGCTATAACAACTGCATTGGCATATGGTTCAACAATTATATCAGGTAGTGTTGCTTATTTTGCTAACTCTGTTTTATTAAAAAAAATACTTCCAAGTACATTAGGGACAATAGCAGAAAATAGTCCTGAAGCTGGACTATTAAGTGGGTATATTACTGTAGAGATGCCACCTATTATGGGGGTTATGACAGCTTTATTAATGGCTTTTATTTTAGGGATAGGAATAGCAATTGTAGAAGGAACTACAATAAAAAACTTCATGAATGAAATACAAACAATAGTAGAAAAAATCATAACAAATATAATTATTCCATTTTTACCACTATATGTAGCAGGAATATTTGCTAATATGACTTATGCAGGAGAAATTGTAAAAATAATGTCAGTATTTGCCAAAGTATTTGGAATAATTATAATATTACACTATATAATTTTATTAATTCAATATACAGTAGCAGGGACTTTAAGTAGTGCTAATTCTATAGTTTTAATAAGAAAAATGTTGCCTGCTTATTTTACAGCAATTGGAACACAGTCATCAGCAGCGACTATTCCAGTAACTTTAAGACAAACTAAAGAAAATGGGGTTAATGATGGTATAGCAGACTTTACAATTCCTTTATGTGCAACAATTCACTTATCTGGAAGTACAATTACTTTAGTAAGTTGTTCTATGGCTGTGATGATGTTAAATGGAATGCCAATAACATTTTCAGGAATGTTTGGCTTCATATTAATGTTAGGAGTAACAATGGTTGCTGCTCCAGGAGTACCAGGAGGAGCAGTTATGGCAGCTCTTGGATTATTAGAGAGTATGTTAGGATTTGGACCAGAGTTACAATCTTTAATGATAGCTCTTTATTTAACACAGGATAGTTTTGGAACTGCATGTAATGTAACAGGAGACGGAGCAATAGCTATAATGGTAAATAAAATAGCTGGATTTAAATTAGGGAAAAAAGTAGAGAATAGAACAGAATAG
- a CDS encoding threonine ammonia-lyase, whose protein sequence is MEVTLETIKKAKETIQNSIKRTPLVECPTLEKELGGKVFFKLENLQKTGSFKIRGALNRIANLTDDEKKRGVIASSAGNHAQGIALGATAQGIKSTIVMPETAPIAKVTATKGYGAEVVLCGSVYDDAFAKACEIQKATGAVFLHPFDDEYVIAGQGTIGLEILEDSPDIDTVVVPIGGGGILAGIAIAIKSINPKIKVIGVESENAASMTEALKKRECCEVCAKPTIADGIAVRKVGCKTLELVKKYVDEVVTVSEAEIADAILFLMEKSKVVAEGAGATPLAAILAGKVNCKGKKTCAVVSGGNIDINLIERVLNRALINKGRRYQFKVKIQDKFGEVEKLLGLLTSCRANILHITQSMYNGDLGITMQEVTLVIECSDMEHRDEVIKKIKEAGYEMK, encoded by the coding sequence ATGGAAGTTACATTAGAAACTATAAAAAAAGCTAAGGAAACAATTCAAAACTCAATAAAGAGAACACCATTAGTTGAGTGTCCTACATTGGAAAAAGAATTAGGAGGAAAGGTATTTTTTAAATTAGAAAATTTACAAAAGACAGGTTCATTTAAAATAAGAGGAGCATTAAATAGAATAGCAAATTTAACTGATGATGAGAAAAAAAGAGGAGTAATTGCTTCATCAGCTGGAAATCATGCTCAAGGAATAGCTTTGGGTGCTACGGCTCAAGGGATAAAATCTACAATTGTTATGCCGGAAACAGCACCAATAGCTAAAGTTACAGCAACAAAGGGATATGGAGCTGAAGTTGTACTATGTGGATCTGTATATGATGATGCCTTTGCTAAGGCATGTGAAATACAAAAGGCTACAGGAGCAGTATTTTTACATCCATTTGATGATGAATATGTAATAGCAGGTCAGGGGACTATAGGATTAGAAATTTTAGAAGACTCTCCAGATATAGATACAGTTGTAGTTCCTATTGGAGGAGGAGGTATTTTAGCTGGAATAGCAATAGCTATAAAATCAATTAATCCTAAAATAAAAGTTATAGGAGTTGAATCTGAGAATGCAGCTTCAATGACGGAAGCTCTAAAAAAAAGAGAGTGTTGTGAAGTATGTGCAAAGCCTACAATAGCAGATGGAATAGCTGTAAGAAAAGTTGGATGTAAGACTCTAGAATTAGTAAAAAAATATGTAGATGAGGTAGTAACAGTTTCAGAAGCTGAAATAGCAGATGCAATACTATTTTTAATGGAAAAGAGTAAGGTTGTAGCAGAAGGGGCAGGAGCTACTCCATTAGCAGCTATTTTAGCTGGAAAAGTTAATTGTAAGGGAAAGAAAACATGTGCAGTTGTTTCGGGAGGAAATATTGATATTAATTTAATTGAAAGAGTATTAAATAGAGCCTTAATTAATAAAGGAAGAAGATACCAATTTAAAGTAAAAATTCAAGACAAATTTGGAGAAGTAGAAAAACTTTTAGGATTATTAACATCTTGTAGAGCAAATATACTTCACATAACACAAAGTATGTATAATGGAGATTTAGGAATAACTATGCAGGAAGTAACACTAGTAATAGAATGTAGTGATATGGAGCATAGAGATGAGGTTATTAAAAAAATTAAAGAAGCAGGATATGAAATGAAATAG
- the glmS gene encoding glutamine--fructose-6-phosphate transaminase (isomerizing), which produces MCGIIGYVGDEQRAMEVILDGLSKLEYRGYDSAGLAIIENGKIFIEKKSGKLENLRNALKGKEESAYIGIGHTRWATHGNPTDGNSHPHFSSDRKVAVVHNGIIENYLELKEELTKEGYIFTSQTDSEVVAHLFSKHYDGDMLSTLRKVTERIRGSYALGIIERENPDRLVCVRKESPLIIGLGKGKNFIASDVPAILKYTREVIFLDNSEMAIVEKDRVSVYDSQGKKLEKAISKIEWDMEQANKGGYPHFMLKEIEEQPEVIEKTLDVYMNTNGKVDFSSSLKKLDISKIKEIYIVACGTAYHAGLQGAYFFKKISGIKTEVDIASEFRYSDPFIDESTLAIFISQSGETLDTLMAMKMAKEKGATTLAITNVLGSTISREADMVIYTLAGPEISVASTKAYTAQVTLFYLLALYFGEKKMLIDGNKYESYLDTIHMLSDQVKKVIDKKEQIRAIANKIKDKRNGFFIGRGIDDKCGREGSLKMKEITYIHTEAFSAGELKHGTIALIEEGTMVVAIATQEDMIEKIISNIKEVKARGAYVIALTKEKYKNVADISDEIILIDDVEDILAPTVANISLQLLAYYTAVEKGLDVDKPRNLAKSVTVE; this is translated from the coding sequence ATGTGCGGAATAATTGGTTATGTAGGAGATGAACAAAGAGCAATGGAGGTAATCCTAGATGGGTTAAGTAAACTTGAATATAGAGGATATGACTCTGCAGGTTTAGCTATCATTGAAAATGGGAAGATCTTTATTGAAAAGAAAAGTGGTAAATTGGAAAATTTAAGAAACGCATTAAAAGGAAAAGAGGAGAGTGCTTATATTGGTATAGGTCATACTAGATGGGCAACTCACGGAAATCCAACTGATGGAAATTCTCATCCTCATTTTAGTTCAGATAGGAAAGTTGCTGTAGTACATAATGGTATTATTGAAAATTATTTAGAGTTAAAAGAGGAGCTAACTAAAGAGGGATATATATTTACCTCTCAAACAGATAGTGAAGTAGTAGCTCACCTATTTTCTAAACATTATGATGGAGATATGTTATCAACTTTAAGAAAAGTAACTGAAAGAATAAGAGGAAGTTATGCTTTAGGAATAATTGAGAGAGAGAATCCAGATAGATTGGTGTGCGTAAGAAAAGAGAGTCCTCTAATTATTGGCTTAGGAAAAGGAAAGAATTTTATTGCTTCAGATGTTCCAGCTATTTTAAAATATACTAGAGAAGTTATATTTTTAGATAATAGTGAAATGGCGATTGTTGAGAAGGATAGAGTGAGTGTTTATGATTCTCAAGGAAAAAAATTAGAAAAGGCAATATCTAAGATAGAGTGGGATATGGAACAAGCAAATAAGGGAGGATATCCACACTTTATGTTAAAGGAGATAGAAGAGCAACCAGAGGTAATTGAAAAAACTTTAGATGTGTATATGAATACTAATGGAAAAGTTGATTTCTCTTCATCTTTAAAAAAATTAGATATATCAAAAATAAAAGAGATCTATATTGTTGCTTGTGGAACTGCTTACCATGCTGGGCTTCAAGGAGCTTATTTCTTCAAAAAAATATCTGGGATAAAAACAGAGGTAGATATAGCTTCAGAATTTAGATATAGTGATCCTTTTATTGATGAAAGTACTTTAGCGATCTTCATAAGTCAATCTGGAGAAACTTTAGATACATTGATGGCTATGAAGATGGCAAAAGAAAAAGGAGCTACAACATTAGCTATAACGAATGTATTGGGATCTACTATCTCTAGAGAGGCGGATATGGTAATATATACTTTAGCTGGACCAGAGATATCGGTTGCTTCAACAAAGGCATATACAGCTCAAGTAACTTTATTTTATCTTCTAGCTCTTTATTTTGGGGAAAAGAAAATGTTAATTGATGGTAATAAATATGAGAGTTATTTAGATACAATACATATGCTATCAGATCAGGTGAAAAAAGTAATTGATAAAAAAGAGCAAATAAGAGCTATAGCTAATAAGATAAAAGATAAGAGAAATGGATTTTTTATAGGTAGAGGTATAGACGATAAGTGTGGTAGAGAGGGATCTCTAAAAATGAAAGAGATTACATATATACATACAGAGGCTTTCTCAGCTGGGGAGTTAAAACATGGAACGATAGCTTTAATAGAAGAGGGAACAATGGTAGTTGCTATTGCAACACAAGAGGATATGATTGAAAAGATAATATCTAATATTAAAGAAGTTAAAGCAAGAGGAGCATATGTTATAGCATTAACAAAAGAAAAATATAAGAATGTAGCAGATATTTCAGATGAAATTATACTTATAGATGATGTGGAAGATATATTGGCTCCTACAGTTGCAAATATTTCTTTACAACTTTTAGCATATTATACGGCAGTAGAAAAGGGATTAGATGTAGATAAGCCAAGAAATCTGGCAAAATCTGTTACAGTAGAATAA
- a CDS encoding aminopeptidase P family protein, whose amino-acid sequence MKITERIAKLKELMKERGIDYYIIPSADYHQSEYVGDYFKGREWISGFTGSAGTVVVTQNEVGLWTDGRYFIQAEKQLQGSGITLFKMGEEGVPTFIQYIVNNIQSGETLGFDGKVLATNTVLNFEAKFKDKKVNFNFEFDLVGEIWRDRPSLPASQVFVLEEKFTGESVEKKLTRVRNILEEENCDVNIITSLDDIAWIFNIRGNDVKNNPVNLAYAAITVDKAVLYIGEEKLNSEVEKYLYKNGVEVRDYFEIYEDMERVSNSNIIMMDLNKVNYTIFKKLNPEIKVINRSNPSTIMKACKNKVELENLRNSHVKDGVAVTKFMYWLKNSIGKEEITEMSATQKLESFRKEQELYIEPSFDTIAAYESNAAMMHYKSTPETDRRLEAKNLFLVDSGGQYFDGTTDITRTFVLGECSEELKKHFTLVLKGMINLSKVKFLYGVTGTNLDILARQALWNIGIDYKCGTGHGVGFLLNVHEGPQGIRVQYNPQVLEEGMNVTNEPGVYIAGSHGIRLENELIVQKAEKTEFGQFMKFETMTYAPLDLDGVIKELLSKEEIEYLNNYHQMVYEKVSPYLTLEEKEWLKEYTRAI is encoded by the coding sequence GTGAAAATTACAGAAAGAATTGCAAAGTTAAAAGAGTTAATGAAGGAGAGAGGTATAGATTATTACATTATTCCTTCAGCTGATTATCATCAAAGTGAATATGTTGGAGATTATTTCAAAGGTAGAGAGTGGATATCTGGGTTTACAGGATCAGCTGGAACAGTTGTAGTTACTCAAAATGAAGTTGGACTTTGGACAGATGGAAGATATTTTATTCAAGCGGAAAAACAATTACAAGGAAGTGGAATAACACTATTTAAAATGGGAGAAGAGGGAGTTCCAACTTTTATACAATACATTGTTAATAACATTCAATCTGGAGAAACTTTAGGATTTGATGGAAAAGTTTTAGCAACAAATACGGTATTAAATTTTGAAGCAAAATTTAAGGATAAAAAAGTTAATTTTAATTTTGAGTTTGATTTAGTTGGAGAGATTTGGAGAGATAGACCAAGTTTACCAGCTAGCCAAGTTTTTGTTTTAGAGGAAAAATTTACTGGTGAAAGTGTTGAAAAAAAATTAACTAGAGTAAGAAATATCTTAGAAGAGGAAAATTGTGATGTAAATATAATCACTTCATTAGATGATATAGCATGGATATTTAATATAAGAGGAAATGATGTAAAAAATAATCCTGTAAATTTAGCTTATGCTGCAATAACTGTAGATAAGGCAGTACTATATATAGGTGAAGAAAAATTAAATAGTGAGGTTGAGAAATATCTTTATAAAAATGGAGTAGAGGTAAGAGATTACTTTGAAATATATGAGGATATGGAAAGAGTTTCAAACTCAAATATAATTATGATGGATTTAAATAAGGTGAATTATACTATTTTCAAAAAATTAAATCCAGAGATAAAAGTTATCAATAGATCAAACCCAAGTACGATAATGAAGGCTTGTAAAAATAAAGTAGAGCTTGAAAACTTAAGAAATTCACACGTAAAAGATGGGGTAGCTGTAACGAAGTTTATGTATTGGTTAAAAAACAGTATTGGAAAAGAAGAGATTACAGAGATGTCAGCAACTCAAAAATTAGAGAGTTTTAGAAAAGAGCAAGAACTATATATTGAGCCTAGTTTTGACACTATTGCAGCCTATGAGTCTAATGCTGCAATGATGCACTATAAATCAACTCCTGAGACTGATAGAAGATTGGAAGCTAAAAATTTATTTTTAGTGGATTCAGGGGGACAATATTTTGATGGAACTACTGATATAACAAGAACTTTTGTTTTAGGAGAGTGTTCAGAAGAGTTAAAGAAACACTTCACTTTAGTATTAAAGGGAATGATTAATTTATCAAAAGTAAAATTTTTATATGGAGTTACAGGAACAAATTTAGATATATTAGCAAGACAAGCTTTATGGAATATAGGAATTGATTACAAATGTGGAACAGGTCATGGGGTAGGGTTTTTATTAAATGTTCATGAAGGACCACAAGGGATAAGAGTTCAATATAATCCACAGGTACTTGAAGAGGGAATGAATGTAACAAATGAACCAGGAGTATATATAGCAGGTTCTCATGGAATTAGATTAGAGAATGAATTAATTGTTCAAAAGGCTGAAAAAACAGAGTTTGGTCAATTTATGAAGTTTGAAACAATGACATATGCTCCATTAGATCTAGATGGGGTAATAAAAGAGTTACTTTCAAAGGAAGAGATTGAGTACTTAAATAATTATCATCAGATGGTATATGAAAAAGTATCACCATATTTAACTCTAGAGGAAAAAGAGTGGTTAAAAGAGTATACGAGAGCTATTTAA